The sequence below is a genomic window from Euwallacea similis isolate ESF13 chromosome 1, ESF131.1, whole genome shotgun sequence.
GCAGAGACCCCCAACTTCGGTCGgttaactttcaaaaatatagtGGGAGCTTTGAATCCTGTTGCCGATAGGTTTCTGGTGCTTGCCTGCCATTATGATAGcaagtattttgaaaatgaagtgTTTGTTGGTAAGTTagatcatttttgaaaaaaacacacaGTCAATATAAGAATAGTGTTTCACAATCATTTTTCTCCAACTAAAGAATTTagagatatttaattaagtcaCAGCAGACACATTAATTTGACGAGTTGCAGCCCTGAGGCTTAATGCAACAAAATATTCGCAGACACCGGTGTTTGCTGTGCTTTTATGGAGCAAACCTGAAACAGACACCGGAGTCTGCCATGGCACTCAATGCATTACACAAGTTTCAAAGGTATTTTTCTATGTGATTTGGTCTGTTTTGAGCGTTACATGATATTCAGATACTTAACACAGAACAGAACATTAACAAAATACATTTAGAggatatttttgcataatatCAAGAATATTCAGTTAATTTTGACTTTAAACAGTGAttgatttctaaaaaatactCTCCTGCCCTAGGTGCGATAGACTCCGCAGTTCCATGCGCCATGTTATTGAATCTAGCACAAACACTTCGTTCCCAACTCGACTCGATAAAATCGAATTCTGACCTCAGTCTCAAGTTTATCTTTTTCGACGGCGAAGAAGCTTTTTTGAAATGGGGACCTAAAGATTCGATTTACGGGGCTCGACATTTGGCCTCAAAGTACCACAAAGTCCGATCCTTGACCAAAAGCACCGGGGAAACAGTATCTGAATTGCAAAAGATTGATATGCTGGTACTTTTGGATTTGATTGGGCACAAGGACGCgagtttttttaactatttcaCCGACACAGCTAGATGGTTAGTTAATCAATCACAAAAAATGCTAAATCTCACActcttcttaaaaaatatattgatagGTTTAACAGAATGGTTGACGCAGAAGATAGGCTTCACAACTTGGCTCAACTCTATCCAAGGCGTAACAGATACTTTGTCCCAAGGGATTTTTTCACCGGTAACATAGAAGACGATCATTTGCCATTTTTACGAAAAAGTATGAGTTTAATTCTgttttaaaagtgattttattcatGGGTACTTTTCTGTCAGGTGTGCCAATCTTGCACTTGATTCCGCTGCCATTTCCTCCTGAATGGCACACTTCGAAGGATGACAGGAGCATTATCGACTTGAGCACTGTGGAAAACCTCAATAGGATCTTACGAATATTCGTCACGGAGTACTTGCACGCGTCagtaacaaattaattttaaatactcCCCTCTTCAGCGATACTATcatttgatattaaatttttacccCATATGAACAAATCGTTACTTAAATCTCActttatacatttattttttactaatattatgttgtttttaatgtgttttgtGTTAACTGTAGTTACCTATCGGATACCTCGGAGGACATTCCTGACAAAGAGTTGTAGTCGAAGATTTCCGACAGGTTGCGCAATGTTTTGACTCAGAATCAGTATTACctttaagattttatttttgtttaagtaTTCTTACAGCTAATCTACAAAAAGTAAGAGGTATTCCTTAGATTAAAATATGTGtgatattttatgtttaaaaactCTGTTAACGAACGATACTACTTTTTTGCAATGTGAATTTAGCATTCTAGTAGTTAATGTTGGGAGTCTGAATTTctcaactttatttttgaataaatgagcaaagaaattacaaaattcttttcttaaaaattattatcggAACTAGTGTAAACAGTGCAATGTGCAACACAACTTTTTTCACTGATAAGCTCATTTAACTGCTTCTCATTATCTTCTATTATTAAGAATTCGATTCTAAAACCACTAAGACAAAATGAGTCTCACACTAAGCATACTGTTTTATGTAACAATTTTCTTGGGTATCATAAAACTATACATTAAACTCACAACAGGGTGGTGCAAAAGTAATGTTTGTTTAATCGGAAAGACTGCCATTGTTACTGGAGCCAATACCGGTAAGTATTAAAGTTATACATATAATCAAACGCAGAGGAGCTTATTTAATTAGGAATTGGCTATGAGACTGCGGAAGATTTTGCAAAACGCGGGGCAAAAGTGATTTTGGCCTGTCGGAATGAGGATAGAGGCACAAAGGCTGCTGAAAATATCATCAAATCTACAGATAACACGAACGTTTTTTTTAAGCACTTGGACATGTCTTCATTTGAGTCTGTTAGGAAATTTGCTGAAGACATcaataaattcgaaaaaaggTCCAGCAGTAATGAGTATATAATGCAGCAggagataataatttttttaggttaGACATCTTGGTTAACAACGCAGGAGTTGGAACGTGTGGCAGaaagaaaagtgaaaatggGTTATTAATGCTAATGCAAATCAACTATTTCGGCCCCTTCTTGCTTACGTACTTGCTCTTAGGTTAGTACCTACAAATACTACATATTATAATTGGACGAATTTTATAGTGTGTGATTCTTTATATTTaagatcttttaaaaaaaacctcaaactCGCGCGTAATAAACGTGTCATCAATAGTAGCCAAACTTTTGAAGAACTTTGACATTGAAGATTTGAACAACTTCccgaaattcaaatttgactGGCTTGGAAACGTCTATCTCTACTCGTTAAGCAAGCTCTGCAACATTCTTTTTACCATTGAGTTATCTAAAAAACTTAAAGGAACCAGCACAACTACGTATTCTCTACACCCAGGTGTAGTAAATACTAAGATTATTAGAGATCTCCCACCAGTTATGAAATATAGCAACTCTTTAACTTTTAAACACTTTTTCAAAGtaagaaaatgatttatttgtcGATATAAGagatgattaatttaatttataacagAGCCCCATTGAAGGAGCCCAAACAAACATTTACTGCAGTGTAGCAAAAGGTATAGAGAAACTATCAGGAGAGCATTTCCATAATTGCTACAGGGTAAGTAGGTATAACATAATGGAAAGTCAAGAGTTGGCGGAACGTTTATGGAAAACCACAGAACGTATTTTGAATTTACAAGAGATGATGTAATAATCTAATAGTTAAAGTTAGAGTAACAAACAGATAAGTACAAAGTATAAACCAAATATGTCTTATCGATATAACGAAGAACTAGGATGATGACCTTTAATCcatattttgaattgaatccataaaatgtatttttttctttaaataacaatttcaagttaaagtgtattttataatatttatttccttgTCCTTTACGAATTTTGTAAACTGGCTTCAGTTAAGGGGATTTTGTAGAACTTAATTGTCTCTACAAGAACTATTATATTACAGCACAAGAACACTTCAACGGATCGTTCAATACTGAACTGACTGATCTTGACAGCTTCTATGATATGGTGGATAGTACGTTTTGTATAATACTATATCCTTACGAATTCAATTGAACATTAAtgacaaattgaaaataacctTGATAAAGACGTTTTTTGAAACATATTGCGAAATCGGAAAGACTAAAATCGCTTTAAAGAAGCCGTAAAGGTATTTCTATCTTTCGAATTTATTCTGGAATGTTTCAATATATCCCTACGTATTTGTTGGCAGAAACAGCCAAACATACATCAAACAAGCATCTTTGCAAGTAATTGCTGTCGAAGTATGAATGAAAATACCTATGCCAATACTTAAGTGCCTACTTCACTACACAACTTTTGATCCATGGTATTGGCTTATTAAACATCTTTATATTACATCCACCTGCTTAACTACTGGAAGTTGAAGCTAGCAACAGTAACGTTATTTCACACTTAACGAGATATGCAAAACAAACTTTTAGTCAAATGTACATTCAAACTCATTGTACCCTGCTATGTTACGAATATATCTCGAAGTTAAATCAATGTTTTACCGtaggttttttgaaaacaactAGATGATTAATACCACTGAGAACTGGTttgttctattaaaaaaattaatagcttAATAAAGTCTCTTTGTATTAGACATTTTGGTTAACAATGCCGATGCTGGATATTTCAGCAAGGAAATGAGTGAAAATAGTTTGTTAAAACTCTTgcaaaccaattttttttgagCCATTCTTATTCACAAACCTTCTCTTAGGTCAATTTAGCTTCGCTGTAACCAAAAATTCATAAGAGGCAATTTTCATACCGAAGGAGCTTAAACCAACATACACATACACATACAGTATTGTTAAGGGCATATAGACACTTTCAGGGCAGAACTTTAATTACTGCCATATTTTCAATCGTTATCGGATTGTTAAGGTCCAGATTTAGCGAAATAACTGTGGGAAGTTATTGAagagttttttaaagttaaatctCATTAAAAACCAAACATTAACATgacttcttcaattttaattgaaattaacaaataaacacAACTTCAGTAATTCTTAAACAACTGTTCCATGTAAGCAACTAGTTCGGAAACATGAACTTgttcctaataaaaaaaccGTTATTCAAACAAATACACCAACCTCCAAACATTCCCTTACCTCCAAGGTAGTATCTCGACTTCTCAGCAAAACCAAACCATCTTTCAGAGTCCTCTCATTCAACAAAACACTATAAGGCACCCCTAACTCATCATACTGCCTCCATTGAACCTGCAGAGGTAGTTTTGAACTACTTGGTAGGAGCAATGTGGATAAATGATTAGATCTAAGTTGCTTGGTTAAATAAAGTGCTAAATCTTTTAATTCAGATCTATTTGAAGCAACTGAAAATTATCATTGggatattctaaaaaattaaaactagcAGCAGCTTACCACCTTCAGCAAATATGGCAAAAGTAATGCTGTAAGGAGCAATCTTGCGATGAAACCTCAATAATGTACGCACTTTTCCTTTATAAGTGGATTCGTCATAAGCATCACAGATTGTATTCATGAACATAGCATTTAAACTAATGTTACTAACAACACAATGGCTTTGAACAATCTTCTTGCCATCCTTAAACTAACATATTCTTAGTGAAATTtcacagtttatttaattaatgaaataccTTGCTAGCTTCAAGAATTGCCTCTTTTGGCTTAGGATAAAGTAAGATTGTTTCCACTAGTTGAGAATTCCAAGGATATGTTGCCATAATTTGAACAGTTTGAATATTGTTCTCATCAGTTTTGATGTCTGTTATACTGTAGCGGCCAGGATTTGGAGAAAACTGGAATCTTTCTAACTACAGATCAAAGTATAAACTTCAAATAAGTTTGTACCTTACGCCACCAAATTCGTCTTTGTCGTTGCCATTGATGGAAAAATTGTGTAGAGTGTACAGAAGACACAAATATACTACACTTTAAGTTAACTTTATCTTcatcagaaaaataattattgaaatctaCTTCTTTACACATAATATTCTCTTTACTCAGTTCTGATTTATTTTCCTGAATTTCAGCAATACCAAATGGCAACCTTTCCATACAGATATTTCTTGCAAATTGAAAAGCTTCAATGAAACTACCATTATCTGCAAGGAACACAGTATTTTCCTTAtttgtaacaaaattataatgcCACTCCTTTTTTAAGTTATGTAGTAAAAGAGTCCCAATGGGGCCCACCTTCAGCTGGTCACTATTCAGTTTTGAAGatgcaatttttcttaaaaagccatgtttttcacataaattaataattaaattaaacatagtTTTTATGAGTTATGATGTTTAGGTTCATTAGGTTCTCTTTCAAAAAGCAGATCCTCTCGACTTTCTAATGGAATATTCCCTGGTGGAGCCACAAAATAGTCTTCTTCAGTAAAGGAGgcattttctaatattatttCCTTGCAATTGCCATCAGTTACTTCATCTTCTCGCAATCTCAAAGGGCTAAAGATAAAAAGTgggtttcattattttcagttttagtaGATGAATAAAATACAGTTTTAGTAGAAGAATACAACACAGAACTTTCTACTTGttgttaaaacaaaaattaataggtGCAGCAAAGTTATTATCTTGGTTTCATAGCTGTAGGGTATTTTTAAGATGAGATTGCAGGTCAAAATCTTTtcaaacttttgaaaatcaatgttTGGATTACTTAAGGCTCACATTAAGCAGATTACACTGTACTATTATGACAAATCATAAGATTAAGATCTAAATTGTAACCTACATGTCTTCCAAAACTGTGATGAGAGGTTCAACTCCTGTGGTATCAACTTGTTGAATTTGGTCAGCAAACTCTATAGCAGCTTCCAAGGTCTCAATACCCTTTTTATTAGCACAGTCTACAAGCGATAATCGTTCTAATAGAGCAATAGTATCGGCATCAATTTTAGTCCTAGAAGGCAACTTTTGAGGGTCTATTCGAGACTCAAAAGGATTCTCAGGAACCAGATTTTTTAGTGGTTTAATCGACTTCTGTGGTGGCTTTATACTACAGAATCGCCTGAATTGAAGTATGTAAGGGGCTGTTTTGTTCATTActcaatgattttttctttaaatacgcttattatttgctttttttgtgaatttactTTTAAGACAAAACTAACctcaattttgctttaattgtAAAATCTAACCTCAATAATATTTGTCACGTATCATTACATACTTCCTGTTCTTTAAGCGCTTATTAGTGTGACAAAGAGAGAAATATTGTGTAACAAATTCCCTTGTCATTACATATCTACATTCAGCAGAACttaaaaggtttatttttcgcaagaaatagtttaagttcAGGAATCTTAGCGTTTACCCAAAAGTAGATACAATAAATATGaagtatttaaattacttCATATTGATTGTAGCAACaaaccaaaacaaaattagatgGGGAAAATGGTTTTACCAATCACCAGTAATCATGTAGACAACCGCagtaaaaaccattttttcgtctttaagtaaaaataatataagacTTGATCATATAAAGATCATCTATtaccaaattttgatttacttCTTACAGACAATTACTACGTTATCATTCCCCAAGAACCCTTTCTACGTTTTCTAAAATCTCCGGTCCTGGAAAACTAATTTGAGTCCCAAAGCGGGTGACCGTATCTGCGGCCACAAAACACGCGGCTTCAATGCATTTTTCGATTGACACATTCTTAAAGTAAGCTAAAAAGTAAGCCAAGGCTCCAATAAATGCATCTCCTGCCCCTGTAGTGTCCACACTTGTGACCTTAGGGGATTTtgccataaatatttttttgccagTCTCATTTGTA
It includes:
- the LOC136411848 gene encoding retinol dehydrogenase 11-like yields the protein MSLTLSILFYVTIFLGIIKLYIKLTTGWCKSNVCLIGKTAIVTGANTGIGYETAEDFAKRGAKVILACRNEDRGTKAAENIIKSTDNTNVFFKHLDMSSFESVRKFAEDINKFEKRLDILVNNAGVGTCGRKKSENGLLMLMQINYFGPFLLTYLLLDLLKKTSNSRVINVSSIVAKLLKNFDIEDLNNFPKFKFDWLGNVYLYSLSKLCNILFTIELSKKLKGTSTTTYSLHPGVVNTKIIRDLPPVMKYSNSLTFKHFFKSPIEGAQTNIYCSVAKGIEKLSGEHFHNCYRVSRYNIMESQELAERLWKTTERILNLQEMM
- the LOC136411839 gene encoding glutaminyl-peptide cyclotransferase-like, producing the protein MLSTLLKSVIVISAFGIGTANQLRKLQQNHTPQRLTNSEIKHLAGLSDINYFNTAIDNILIPRVVGTENHEVVYNYITSELEKLGWNVDVDEFEAETPNFGRLTFKNIVGALNPVADRFLVLACHYDSKYFENEVFVGAIDSAVPCAMLLNLAQTLRSQLDSIKSNSDLSLKFIFFDGEEAFLKWGPKDSIYGARHLASKYHKVRSLTKSTGETVSELQKIDMLVLLDLIGHKDASFFNYFTDTARWFNRMVDAEDRLHNLAQLYPRRNRYFVPRDFFTGNIEDDHLPFLRKSVPILHLIPLPFPPEWHTSKDDRSIIDLSTVENLNRILRIFVTEYLHAYLSDTSEDIPDKEL
- the DNApol-gamma35 gene encoding DNA polymerase subunit gamma-2 isoform X5 — protein: MFNLIINLCEKHGFLRKIASSKLNSDQLKVGPIGTLLLHNLKKEWHYNFVTNKENTVFLADNGSFIEAFQFARNICMERLPFGIAEIQENKSELSKENIMCKEVDFNNYFSDEDKVNLKCSIFVSSVHSTQFFHQWQRQRRIWWRKFSPNPGRYSITDIKTDENNIQTVQIMATYPWNSQLVETILLYPKPKEAILEASKFKDGKKIVQSHCVVSNISLNAMFMNTICDAYDESTYKGKVRTLLRFHRKIAPYSITFAIFAEDLN
- the DNApol-gamma35 gene encoding DNA polymerase subunit gamma-2 isoform X4 translates to MFNLIINLCEKHGFLRKIASSKLNSDQLKVGPIGTLLLHNLKKEWHYNFVTNKENTVFLADNGSFIEAFQFARNICMERLPFGIAEIQENKSELSKENIMCKEVDFNNYFSDEDKVNLKCSIFVSSVHSTQFFHQWQRQRRIWWRKFSPNPGRYSITDIKTDENNIQTVQIMATYPWNSQLVETILLYPKPKEAILEASKFKDGKKIVQSHCVVSNISLNAMFMNTICDAYDESTYKGKVRTLLRFHRKIAPYSITFAIFAEGDLN
- the DNApol-gamma35 gene encoding DNA polymerase subunit gamma-2, mitochondrial isoform X2; the protein is MFNLIINLCEKHGFLRKIASSKLNSDQLKVGPIGTLLLHNLKKEWHYNFVTNKENTVFLADNGSFIEAFQFARNICMERLPFGIAEIQENKSELSKENIMCKEVDFNNYFSDEDKVNLKCSIFVSSVHSTQFFHQWQRQRRIWWRKFSPNPGRYSITDIKTDENNIQTVQIMATYPWNSQLVETILLYPKPKEAILEASKFKDGKKIVQSHCVVSNISLNAMFMNTICDAYDESTYKGKVRTLLRFHRKIAPYSITFAIFAEVASNRSELKDLALYLTKQLRSNHLSTLLLPSSSKLPLQVQWRQYDELGVPYSVLLNERTLKDGLVLLRSRDTTLEEQVHVSELVAYMEQLFKNY
- the DNApol-gamma35 gene encoding DNA polymerase subunit gamma-2, mitochondrial isoform X3 — its product is MERLPFGIAEIQENKSELSKENIMCKEVDFNNYFSDEDKVNLKCSIFVSSVHSTQFFHQWQRQRRIWWRKFSPNPGRYSITDIKTDENNIQTVQIMATYPWNSQLVETILLYPKPKEAILEASKFKDGKKIVQSHCVVSNISLNAMFMNTICDAYDESTYKGKVRTLLRFHRKIAPYSITFAIFAEGVASNRSELKDLALYLTKQLRSNHLSTLLLPSSSKLPLQVQWRQYDELGVPYSVLLNERTLKDGLVLLRSRDTTLEEQVHVSELVAYMEQLFKNY
- the GatC gene encoding glutamyl-tRNA(Gln) amidotransferase subunit C, mitochondrial — encoded protein: MNKTAPYILQFRRFCSIKPPQKSIKPLKNLVPENPFESRIDPQKLPSRTKIDADTIALLERLSLVDCANKKGIETLEAAIEFADQIQQVDTTGVEPLITVLEDIPLRLREDEVTDGNCKEIILENASFTEEDYFVAPPGNIPLESREDLLFEREPNEPKHHNS
- the DNApol-gamma35 gene encoding DNA polymerase subunit gamma-2, mitochondrial isoform X1; this translates as MFNLIINLCEKHGFLRKIASSKLNSDQLKVGPIGTLLLHNLKKEWHYNFVTNKENTVFLADNGSFIEAFQFARNICMERLPFGIAEIQENKSELSKENIMCKEVDFNNYFSDEDKVNLKCSIFVSSVHSTQFFHQWQRQRRIWWRKFSPNPGRYSITDIKTDENNIQTVQIMATYPWNSQLVETILLYPKPKEAILEASKFKDGKKIVQSHCVVSNISLNAMFMNTICDAYDESTYKGKVRTLLRFHRKIAPYSITFAIFAEGVASNRSELKDLALYLTKQLRSNHLSTLLLPSSSKLPLQVQWRQYDELGVPYSVLLNERTLKDGLVLLRSRDTTLEEQVHVSELVAYMEQLFKNY